Proteins encoded together in one Calditrichota bacterium window:
- the nrfD gene encoding polysulfide reductase NrfD, translating to MTPRDYFKSLVTPGHIVAWIIIAIGLPITYMKFTGGLGAISNLTDANPWGIWIGIDVLCGVALAAGGFTIGTIAHIFGMREFNPLVRPAILTGFLGYILVVFGLMFDLGRPWRLPYPMFVSWGTSSVMFEVGWCVALYLFCQFVEFFPPLFEWLGAKRLRQWAINLTLGATVMAVVLSTLHQSSLGALFLIAPGKLHPLWYSMYLPVYFLISAVSGGIGMIIIESSLAHRYFKMQTGHLSHRDLDRLILGLAKGGALVLYLYFWLKVIGLAHENQWSLLSSGYGMWYLVEIVGFILAPAFLFLFSVRRMKASWARVAAVWTVVGLILNRLNVSAIALNYNATERYIPNWKEIWVTIMIFTVGILAYQFIVNRMPILLQHPDYAGESH from the coding sequence ATGACCCCTCGCGACTATTTCAAGAGTCTGGTCACTCCGGGACATATCGTCGCGTGGATCATCATTGCCATCGGTCTGCCAATCACCTATATGAAATTCACGGGCGGACTGGGTGCAATTTCGAACTTGACCGACGCAAACCCGTGGGGAATCTGGATCGGTATTGACGTGCTTTGCGGAGTTGCGTTGGCAGCCGGAGGTTTCACGATCGGAACGATCGCGCACATTTTTGGAATGCGTGAATTCAATCCGCTCGTACGTCCGGCGATTCTGACCGGCTTCTTGGGCTACATTCTGGTCGTGTTCGGGTTGATGTTCGACCTTGGCCGTCCGTGGAGACTTCCGTATCCGATGTTCGTGTCGTGGGGCACAAGTTCCGTAATGTTCGAAGTCGGTTGGTGTGTCGCACTTTATCTGTTTTGTCAATTCGTCGAGTTCTTTCCGCCGCTCTTCGAGTGGCTGGGTGCGAAGCGATTGCGCCAGTGGGCGATCAACCTCACACTTGGCGCGACGGTCATGGCGGTTGTTCTTTCGACCTTGCATCAATCTTCGCTCGGCGCGTTGTTCCTTATCGCTCCGGGGAAACTGCATCCGCTCTGGTACAGTATGTATTTGCCGGTCTACTTCCTGATATCCGCGGTGTCCGGCGGCATCGGAATGATCATCATTGAATCCAGTCTCGCGCACCGCTATTTCAAGATGCAAACCGGGCACCTGAGTCATCGCGATCTCGACCGTCTCATCCTCGGCTTGGCCAAGGGCGGTGCGTTGGTGCTCTACTTGTACTTCTGGCTCAAGGTTATCGGCCTTGCCCACGAAAACCAATGGTCTCTGCTTAGTTCCGGCTACGGTATGTGGTATCTGGTCGAAATCGTCGGATTTATTCTCGCGCCGGCTTTTCTGTTTCTGTTCAGTGTGAGAAGAATGAAGGCTTCTTGGGCTCGCGTCGCCGCGGTGTGGACGGTCGTCGGATTAATTCTGAACCGGCTCAATGTGTCCGCAATCGCACTGAACTACAACGCCACCGAACGCTACATCCCGAACTGGAAAGAGATTTGGGTTACGATTATGATTTTCACGGTCGGCATATTGGCCTACCAATTTATCGTAAACCGTATGCCGATTCTCTTGCAGCACCCGGACTACGCGGGCGAAAGCCATTAA
- a CDS encoding T9SS type A sorting domain-containing protein: MNKMLTVCCLLCLFAAGSLAVAKVDPNTGATSDGTSSPTFLNADRDLILAERDRMESDLAALYQEAISRKAAGQEADEIWAQIAELNAQLYPDRSTPRADNGGETCAEAAAITFLPYCDAGSTLDNVNNYHPNVDDRCGPNPPGSPVAGDGREVVYTFTPDEDITVSISLCGSDFDTYLYIYEDGCPGSGTESLVCCNDDNGGSCPGGSGGLTSCCNDVTLFAQHTYYIFVDGWSPNSAGYYVLNVSAGIRCETCDPVPSCVECPQDGYHSLEPVCEDNYVDITNSGCVPGTPGFFETVGCNTTICGTLGRYFDANGGAHDDADFFLFPVTEDAESLTVHLKSGAPGAWALWRVNPDEICGNAEVIVPTQEFSRCQERVFSRCLQPGLYVVGITSVGEVPCGVPYTIALSCDDCPIPLGRCCYRTEDGPACADELSREECADLEGLWTLGATCEECCPTDFCVDYIDIPGVYEYVNTANTCCSVPVNFCVGQDGCGSNSCWAAYRAVIYRFVLESDAVLSLSAAGPGDNQIMVFTDCTDPTGTCVASADNATVPNILGATEILENIALPAGTYYVATSNYFWSNFPCGEITLHITSDTPLPVEMIGFDAVAMDHAVKLAWSTASESNSSHFDILRDGVLVNRVNAANSATGSSYTWTDNGLDNGRVYQYTLVAVDLNGAEAVAGHAEAAPNAAAATVSEFSLHQNYPNPFNPETQIAFDLPEASAVRLTVINALGQEVAVLADGAMNAGRHNVSFDGSALPTGLYFYHLVAGDYSQIRKMVLLK; the protein is encoded by the coding sequence ATGAATAAGATGCTGACAGTTTGTTGTCTGCTCTGCCTTTTTGCTGCGGGAAGCCTCGCGGTCGCCAAGGTGGATCCGAACACGGGTGCGACGTCCGACGGTACGTCCAGCCCGACGTTTTTGAATGCAGACCGCGACTTGATTTTGGCGGAGCGCGACCGGATGGAGAGCGATCTTGCAGCCCTTTATCAGGAAGCGATTTCCCGAAAGGCAGCCGGACAAGAAGCTGACGAAATCTGGGCGCAGATTGCCGAATTGAATGCGCAGTTGTACCCCGATCGCTCGACGCCGCGTGCGGACAACGGCGGCGAAACGTGTGCGGAAGCCGCGGCAATCACATTTTTGCCGTACTGTGACGCCGGAAGCACATTGGATAATGTCAACAACTATCATCCCAACGTTGACGATCGTTGTGGTCCCAATCCTCCCGGATCTCCGGTTGCCGGCGATGGTCGTGAAGTAGTCTACACGTTTACTCCTGATGAAGACATCACCGTTTCGATTTCGCTTTGCGGATCTGACTTCGACACGTATCTTTATATTTACGAAGACGGTTGCCCCGGTTCGGGCACGGAATCGTTGGTTTGCTGCAATGATGACAATGGCGGCAGTTGCCCCGGCGGCAGCGGGGGCTTGACAAGCTGCTGCAATGACGTGACGTTGTTTGCTCAGCACACCTATTACATCTTCGTCGACGGTTGGTCACCTAATTCGGCCGGCTACTACGTGCTGAATGTCAGCGCCGGAATCCGTTGCGAGACGTGCGATCCCGTTCCTTCCTGTGTCGAATGTCCGCAAGACGGATATCACAGCCTTGAGCCGGTGTGTGAGGACAACTATGTCGACATTACCAACTCAGGCTGCGTTCCGGGTACTCCGGGCTTCTTTGAAACGGTCGGATGCAACACGACGATTTGCGGCACACTGGGTCGCTATTTCGATGCAAACGGCGGTGCTCATGATGATGCCGATTTCTTCCTGTTCCCCGTCACCGAAGATGCCGAGAGCCTTACGGTTCATTTGAAGTCTGGTGCTCCCGGCGCATGGGCATTGTGGCGCGTGAATCCAGACGAAATCTGCGGCAACGCGGAAGTCATCGTTCCAACTCAAGAATTCTCGCGTTGTCAAGAACGCGTATTCTCCAGATGTTTGCAGCCGGGTCTATACGTGGTCGGAATCACAAGCGTCGGTGAGGTACCCTGCGGTGTTCCGTACACGATTGCTTTGTCCTGTGACGATTGCCCGATTCCGCTCGGTCGTTGCTGCTATCGCACGGAAGACGGTCCGGCGTGTGCGGACGAACTTAGCCGCGAAGAGTGTGCTGATCTTGAGGGATTGTGGACTCTCGGCGCAACATGCGAAGAGTGCTGCCCGACGGACTTCTGTGTCGATTACATTGACATTCCCGGTGTCTACGAATACGTCAACACGGCAAACACCTGCTGCTCGGTTCCGGTGAACTTCTGCGTCGGACAAGATGGCTGTGGCTCTAATAGTTGTTGGGCTGCGTACCGCGCGGTCATTTATCGCTTCGTGTTGGAGAGCGACGCTGTGCTGAGTCTGAGTGCGGCAGGTCCTGGCGACAACCAGATCATGGTGTTCACGGATTGCACGGATCCGACGGGTACGTGCGTGGCCTCGGCCGATAACGCCACGGTTCCGAATATCCTTGGCGCAACCGAAATTTTGGAAAACATCGCTCTTCCGGCGGGCACATACTATGTGGCCACGTCAAATTACTTCTGGTCGAACTTCCCGTGTGGTGAGATCACCTTGCATATCACCAGCGACACACCGCTGCCGGTCGAGATGATCGGCTTCGACGCGGTTGCAATGGATCACGCAGTGAAGCTCGCGTGGAGCACGGCTTCTGAAAGCAACAGCAGCCACTTTGATATTCTGCGCGATGGCGTCTTGGTGAATCGAGTGAATGCGGCGAATTCTGCGACGGGTTCGAGCTACACATGGACGGACAACGGTCTCGACAACGGCCGTGTGTATCAGTACACTCTGGTGGCCGTGGACCTGAACGGCGCCGAGGCTGTTGCGGGACATGCTGAAGCGGCTCCGAATGCAGCGGCGGCAACGGTCAGTGAATTCTCATTGCATCAGAACTACCCGAACCCGTTCAACCCGGAAACTCAGATCGCGTTCGATCTGCCCGAAGCATCCGCGGTTCGTTTGACTGTAATCAATGCTTTGGGACAGGAAGTTGCGGTGCTGGCTGACGGCGCGATGAACGCCGGTCGCCACAACGTGTCGTTTGACGGTTCTGCCTTGCCGACTGGTCTGTACTTCTACCACTTGGTGGCAGGAGACTACAGCCAGATTCGCAAGATGGTCTTGCTCAAGTAG
- a CDS encoding 4Fe-4S dicluster domain-containing protein codes for MNLDRRDFLKLAGVAAARVAAGSLPSVSLAGTEHFSGNPDRRGILVDTTQCIGLNCRRCEIACAKENGLPLPEAAPEDASVFEQTRRTHENQFTIVNRFDGPTEDSHIYVKRQCMHCDEPACASACLVQAFHKTDTGAVTYDPSVCIGCRYCMVACPFDVPAYEYHSALHSRVRKCTFCFESRLKEGRPPACVEACPREVMTFGRREDLIKLARQKIARNPEKYVDHIYGEHEVGGTSWMYISSQPFDKIGFRTDLGTTPYPALTRNYLSAAPLVMAIWPAFFLSIYLFSKRKDELAAKKNGNHKDEHSNNHREKT; via the coding sequence ATGAATTTAGATCGCAGAGACTTCCTTAAGCTCGCCGGCGTTGCGGCGGCGAGGGTCGCTGCAGGCTCCCTTCCCAGCGTATCCCTCGCTGGAACGGAGCACTTCTCAGGCAATCCGGACCGCCGTGGTATCCTCGTGGATACCACGCAGTGTATCGGGCTGAATTGCCGCAGATGTGAAATCGCCTGCGCCAAGGAAAATGGACTTCCGCTCCCTGAAGCTGCACCTGAGGACGCGTCCGTATTCGAGCAAACTCGACGGACGCACGAAAATCAATTTACCATTGTCAACCGTTTCGACGGACCTACTGAAGATTCCCATATTTACGTAAAACGGCAGTGCATGCACTGCGATGAACCTGCCTGCGCCTCCGCTTGTTTGGTGCAGGCTTTTCACAAGACGGACACCGGCGCCGTTACGTATGACCCCAGTGTCTGCATCGGCTGCCGTTACTGCATGGTGGCATGTCCCTTCGATGTGCCGGCCTATGAATACCATAGTGCACTTCATTCGCGCGTGAGGAAGTGCACTTTTTGTTTTGAATCCCGTTTGAAAGAGGGTCGCCCGCCCGCTTGCGTCGAGGCGTGTCCCCGGGAAGTGATGACATTCGGGCGGAGAGAAGATTTGATAAAGCTCGCGCGTCAGAAGATTGCGCGAAATCCCGAAAAATACGTCGACCACATCTACGGCGAGCACGAAGTAGGTGGAACGAGCTGGATGTATATCTCATCGCAGCCGTTTGATAAAATCGGCTTCCGCACGGACCTTGGCACGACTCCTTATCCGGCGCTGACCCGAAACTACCTTTCCGCCGCACCGCTCGTCATGGCAATCTGGCCCGCGTTCTTCCTGAGCATATACCTGTTCTCGAAACGCAAAGACGAGCTTGCCGCGAAAAAGAACGGCAATCATAAGGATGAACACAGCAACAACCACAGGGAGAAGACGTAA
- a CDS encoding cytochrome C554, with translation MSRITAKSIAALIVFGLALSAFSVYAQDDAAATPTYVGGAKCKMCHKGEKNGNIWETWLETKHAKAMDVLVEKGEQNNAECLACHTTGYGTPSGYDAVADEMKVAESLGSVSCEACHGPGSEYKSKKVMEDHEASLAAGLVMPTEATCTKCHNEKSPTFKGFNFEEAWAQIKHELPPKAEGE, from the coding sequence ATGAGCAGAATCACTGCAAAATCTATCGCGGCATTGATTGTCTTTGGGCTGGCGTTGTCGGCCTTCAGCGTCTATGCCCAAGATGACGCTGCGGCAACTCCGACCTACGTTGGCGGTGCCAAATGCAAGATGTGCCACAAAGGTGAGAAGAACGGAAACATCTGGGAAACTTGGCTTGAAACGAAGCACGCCAAGGCAATGGACGTTCTCGTCGAAAAAGGCGAACAAAACAACGCCGAATGCCTTGCCTGCCATACGACCGGCTACGGCACTCCCAGCGGCTATGACGCCGTTGCCGACGAAATGAAAGTGGCCGAGTCCCTCGGTTCGGTAAGCTGCGAAGCCTGCCACGGCCCGGGTTCCGAGTACAAGTCCAAGAAGGTTATGGAAGACCACGAAGCCTCGTTGGCCGCAGGTCTGGTTATGCCGACCGAAGCGACTTGCACTAAGTGCCACAATGAAAAATCCCCTACCTTCAAGGGCTTCAACTTTGAAGAAGCATGGGCGCAGATCAAGCACGAACTTCCGCCGAAGGCTGAAGGCGAATAA
- a CDS encoding T9SS type A sorting domain-containing protein, translating into MKNFLMLCCMLALAVVASAAQKNEQNMTAQDLSQAKTNLELQLRLEGLDQQILDAKAHGLPANELYVEYQSIMSQLGRMTPNNGSLDEGGEACGDAVDLGSVLGDNIASGNTDGHSNDINATSAQPGCYQGTWGILRGAAPDVTYRWTAPRTSTYTFSLCGSGYDTELSLWQYTCPPTFPSDYICGNDDASPSCAEGSLFSRVNCVPLTEGQEILIVVDGFNNHAGPYNLSIFDCDPNCAEATLTAPGILEGTTCDQGNDCNQFVSPDVVVAVTIPYDGFWLFSYETLDFQFDPYLLIGTECCLSDICENDDGGNALNSLCDCVYLTQGTVYVTLESLGNACGEYRLFVTPSICNLGRCCYFNSAGAPACATVNLEDCLFLQGAWEEGLNCDENPCESGRCCYYDDGDAVCEPTLQVTCEHALGGEWTEGIGCDQGCPQPGDCGPIDLVFAVDITGSMQPAIDNVIAELPNIVTLANIASGNDLRLGLVTIDGTVNGDDYVHTEHNLTTDIASVQASIAALTAGYGANLPEATDEALREIITNDASCTDGTDFTTPFRAAATKIIVLITDASNGGCDDVHDPSDAMYAHQRALDAASLGIRICSVWIPRPGAEPISFILPVMNDYAATSAGTVRIVSSDGSGTGGAINQIIAACGQGELRLSSNGVTLRCDPNGGGITTPTFDLHVTTLNDGTAECNNVMLEITNIGGDFGAATINSTNPVALGNIAANASLDTIFNLTVTPDADGGQMIVTVNLTSDNCPPNFLDIVIDVPDCSPCDGDTAVYFFEDDITIPPACICTYLCEGTPTHVFVCGEGFQMGRYPILDIQEGCQTEDCQEICDPAQFLFSNTGWTLWGDTCWHNLIIPQSEGCICVCFDRFLPVELNSFAAMPGDREIQLNWTTSSETDNDHFEIMRDGLMAGHVVATNNASGSTYSFVDRDLENGRVYNYELVSVSLSGSQEVVGNLEAAPHAGAGVVGELALYQNFPNPFNPETNISFDLVETNNVTLKVYNAVGQVVAVLVNGTLNSGHHNVIFDGSALPSGLYFYRLTTGDYTLQKKMLLLK; encoded by the coding sequence ATGAAGAATTTTTTGATGTTGTGTTGTATGCTTGCTCTTGCCGTTGTGGCTTCTGCCGCCCAAAAGAACGAGCAGAACATGACGGCACAAGACCTGAGTCAGGCCAAGACCAATCTTGAGCTGCAGCTGCGCTTGGAAGGTCTGGACCAGCAAATCCTCGACGCCAAAGCTCACGGACTACCCGCGAACGAGCTTTATGTCGAGTATCAATCGATCATGAGCCAACTTGGCCGCATGACTCCGAACAATGGCTCGCTCGACGAAGGCGGAGAAGCGTGTGGCGACGCCGTCGACCTCGGTTCCGTGCTCGGCGACAACATCGCGTCCGGAAACACCGACGGCCATAGCAATGACATTAACGCTACGTCTGCGCAACCAGGGTGCTATCAGGGCACTTGGGGCATACTTCGCGGTGCTGCACCAGACGTGACCTACCGCTGGACGGCACCGAGAACGAGCACTTACACTTTCTCGCTGTGCGGCAGTGGGTACGACACGGAGCTCTCGTTGTGGCAATACACCTGCCCGCCGACATTCCCCAGTGATTATATTTGCGGGAACGATGACGCATCGCCTTCCTGCGCGGAAGGATCTCTGTTTTCGCGAGTCAACTGCGTGCCGCTGACGGAAGGACAAGAGATTCTGATCGTTGTGGACGGATTTAACAACCATGCCGGCCCGTACAACCTTTCCATCTTCGACTGCGACCCCAACTGTGCCGAAGCAACCCTTACTGCGCCCGGCATCCTCGAAGGAACCACTTGCGACCAAGGCAACGATTGCAATCAGTTCGTGTCGCCGGACGTTGTCGTGGCAGTGACGATTCCTTATGACGGCTTCTGGTTGTTCTCGTATGAAACGCTCGATTTCCAGTTTGATCCGTATCTCTTGATCGGCACGGAATGCTGCCTTTCGGACATTTGCGAGAATGACGACGGTGGAAACGCGCTTAACTCGCTTTGCGACTGCGTTTACCTTACTCAAGGCACAGTTTATGTCACTTTGGAGTCACTTGGAAATGCCTGCGGCGAATACCGACTGTTCGTGACTCCTTCAATTTGCAATTTGGGACGTTGCTGTTACTTCAATAGTGCCGGCGCGCCGGCGTGTGCCACCGTGAACTTGGAAGACTGTTTGTTCCTGCAGGGTGCGTGGGAAGAAGGTCTCAACTGCGACGAGAACCCGTGCGAGTCCGGTCGTTGCTGCTACTATGACGATGGCGATGCCGTTTGCGAACCGACGCTGCAAGTGACTTGCGAGCATGCTTTGGGTGGTGAGTGGACGGAAGGCATTGGCTGCGATCAAGGATGTCCACAGCCCGGGGATTGCGGTCCCATTGATCTCGTTTTTGCGGTTGACATAACAGGTTCAATGCAGCCAGCGATCGACAACGTAATTGCCGAGCTTCCGAATATTGTTACTTTGGCGAACATCGCTTCCGGCAATGATCTGCGTCTCGGCCTGGTCACGATTGACGGAACCGTAAATGGCGACGACTACGTCCATACCGAACACAATCTCACGACGGACATTGCTTCCGTTCAGGCTTCCATTGCCGCGTTGACGGCTGGATACGGCGCCAACTTGCCCGAAGCTACGGACGAAGCATTGCGTGAAATCATCACCAATGACGCAAGCTGCACGGACGGAACCGACTTTACGACTCCGTTCCGCGCCGCTGCCACAAAGATCATCGTTCTCATTACCGACGCTTCAAATGGCGGCTGTGACGACGTGCATGATCCCAGCGACGCCATGTATGCCCATCAGCGTGCTTTGGATGCCGCGAGCTTGGGCATTCGTATCTGTTCCGTTTGGATTCCGCGTCCGGGCGCAGAGCCGATTTCATTCATTCTGCCTGTCATGAACGATTATGCTGCCACCTCAGCCGGAACGGTGCGCATCGTTTCGTCTGACGGCTCGGGAACGGGCGGTGCGATCAATCAGATCATTGCGGCTTGCGGCCAAGGTGAGTTGCGTTTGTCTTCGAACGGCGTGACGCTGCGCTGCGATCCGAACGGCGGCGGCATCACCACCCCGACATTCGATCTGCACGTGACCACATTGAATGACGGCACGGCAGAATGCAACAATGTCATGCTTGAGATCACGAACATCGGCGGTGACTTTGGCGCGGCAACCATCAATTCGACCAACCCAGTTGCTTTGGGCAATATCGCCGCGAATGCGTCTCTCGATACCATTTTCAATCTAACGGTGACTCCGGACGCAGACGGAGGACAAATGATCGTGACGGTCAATTTGACCAGCGACAACTGTCCGCCCAACTTCCTCGACATCGTCATTGACGTTCCCGATTGCAGCCCGTGCGACGGGGATACTGCCGTGTACTTCTTCGAAGACGACATCACTATTCCGCCGGCGTGTATTTGCACTTACTTGTGTGAAGGTACGCCGACGCACGTGTTCGTGTGCGGTGAAGGCTTCCAGATGGGCCGGTATCCGATACTCGACATCCAAGAAGGATGTCAAACGGAAGACTGCCAGGAAATCTGCGACCCGGCTCAGTTCCTCTTCAGCAACACCGGTTGGACGCTGTGGGGCGACACGTGCTGGCACAATCTGATTATTCCGCAAAGCGAGGGCTGCATTTGCGTGTGCTTTGACCGCTTCCTCCCTGTCGAACTGAACAGCTTTGCGGCCATGCCGGGTGATCGAGAAATTCAGTTGAACTGGACCACGTCTTCTGAAACGGACAATGATCATTTCGAGATCATGCGCGACGGACTGATGGCCGGCCACGTTGTGGCGACCAACAACGCCTCCGGATCGACCTATTCGTTTGTGGACCGCGACCTTGAAAACGGAAGAGTGTACAACTACGAGCTCGTGAGCGTCAGCCTTAGCGGAAGTCAGGAAGTAGTCGGCAATCTCGAAGCCGCGCCGCATGCCGGTGCCGGAGTCGTGGGCGAACTTGCGCTGTATCAGAACTTCCCCAACCCGTTCAACCCGGAAACGAATATTTCGTTCGACTTGGTTGAAACCAACAACGTGACCCTAAAGGTCTATAACGCCGTTGGACAGGTTGTGGCAGTGTTGGTGAATGGAACTCTCAATTCCGGCCACCATAACGTTATCTTCGACGGAAGCGCGCTTCCCAGTGGTCTGTATTTCTACCGTTTGACGACGGGCGATTACACTCTGCAAAAGAAAATGCTGCTTTTGAAGTAA
- a CDS encoding cytochrome c3 family protein — MKISLSVALLLALLLYSDSAFAYSQPTKSTNGCGECHVCSTPTLDDPCLRACPRPRATPKDIKMGPDEVLINEIEKEYWPVQFSHRLHAEMTAMDRGCQDCHHFQEVGGITACKNCHPPHIADENLEQPGLKGAYHRQCLGCHQDWSHDTQCDICHIKKGQEIVTEPSLPAGPGSRFAGLVQPDKKVWHSSYGGGTIVTLFHKNHTDKYGIDCASCHHAEGCGSCHAKDQETTTEIRHTEEALHGICNSCHEEMSCTQCHLKQEAVAFSHERTGWPLKSYHQFACRRCHGSPYHFNKPSKECNACHMGWAVGSFDHSHTGFTLNESHNEIACEECHVGRIYSVPPTCNSCHDDDITYPSSLPGKKK; from the coding sequence ATGAAAATATCACTATCTGTCGCTCTACTCCTCGCGCTGCTTTTGTACAGCGACTCCGCATTCGCATATTCGCAACCCACGAAGTCAACCAACGGTTGCGGTGAATGTCACGTTTGCAGCACACCGACGCTCGACGATCCTTGTCTGAGAGCGTGTCCTCGTCCACGGGCCACCCCCAAAGACATCAAGATGGGTCCCGATGAGGTTCTGATTAACGAAATTGAAAAAGAATACTGGCCCGTTCAGTTCTCGCACCGACTTCATGCGGAAATGACGGCCATGGACCGCGGATGCCAGGACTGCCACCACTTTCAAGAAGTGGGCGGCATCACGGCTTGCAAGAACTGCCACCCCCCGCACATCGCCGACGAAAACCTCGAACAACCCGGACTCAAAGGCGCGTACCACCGTCAATGTCTCGGTTGCCACCAGGATTGGAGTCACGACACGCAATGCGATATCTGTCACATAAAGAAAGGTCAAGAAATCGTGACGGAACCTTCTCTGCCTGCAGGGCCGGGAAGCCGCTTTGCGGGATTGGTTCAACCTGATAAAAAAGTCTGGCACTCTTCGTACGGCGGCGGAACAATTGTCACGCTCTTTCACAAGAACCACACGGACAAGTACGGCATCGACTGTGCTTCTTGTCATCACGCGGAAGGCTGCGGTTCGTGCCACGCTAAAGATCAAGAGACGACAACCGAAATTCGCCATACTGAGGAAGCTCTGCACGGCATTTGTAATTCCTGCCACGAAGAGATGAGCTGCACCCAATGCCATTTGAAGCAGGAAGCCGTTGCATTCTCACACGAACGTACGGGTTGGCCGCTGAAATCCTACCACCAGTTCGCTTGCCGCAGATGTCATGGCAGTCCATACCACTTCAACAAACCGTCGAAAGAGTGCAACGCCTGCCACATGGGATGGGCGGTCGGATCTTTCGACCATAGCCATACCGGTTTTACGCTAAACGAATCACACAACGAGATCGCGTGCGAAGAGTGCCATGTTGGACGCATCTATTCTGTTCCGCCAACTTGTAATTCCTGTCACGACGACGATATCACCTATCCATCTTCACTACCCGGAAAAAAGAAGTGA